The segment GCCCACCTCGGCGCCGGCGGGAAGGTCTCCGGCGAGAACATCGTCTGCCCCTTCCACAAGTTCGCCTTCGACCCCAGTGGCCACTGCGTACGCACCGGATACGGACAGAAACCCCCCAAAGCAGACCTGGTGCACTACCCCGTCACCGAAGCCAACGGCTCCGTGTACGTATGGCGACACGCCCTGGGCACGGACCCCGACTGGGAGGTTCCGAACCTCTACACTCCCCGCGCCGTCGCACCGAGCCACGACACCTTCGAACTGGCCGTCCACCCGCAGGATCTCGCGGAGAACGCCTTCGACTACGGGCACCTGACCCAGCTCCACGGGCTGTCGGAACTCAACCTCGAAGGCGGCCCCGTACTCGGGGAGAAGGTCTCCGTACTCCAGGGAAGCACCCGCAGACCACTGCCATTCCTGCGCGGCCCGCGCCTGAGCTACACGGTCACCGTGATCGGACTGGCCACCTTCATGATCGAGATGACCTTCCCGAAGGTGCGCACATCGATGTACCTCATGATCCACTTCACGCCCATCCGGCCCGGCCGTTCACACGTCCGCATCGGGACCGCAGCGGAGGTGGACGGCCTTCCGTTCCTCGGCAGCGCAGGCGCTCCCGCGGCCCGACTGGTCTCGCGGCTGCTGACCGTTCTTGCACAGAGATGGTCATGCCGGGATCTCTTCAAGGACTTCCCCATCTGGAACCACCAGTTGCACACCGAGCACCCCCGGCTGGCCCCCGGCGACGGCCCCATCGGCCTCTACCGCCGCTGGGCCCAGCAGTTCTACACACAGCCCGCAGAGACAACAGCCCACGACGAGCCGCCACATGACACATCGACCGGCCCTGCCCGCTGACCGAAATGCACGGGTGCGAGAGACCGTGTGCGCCCCCTCCAACTCCCCGGGCGAAGGGTGTTGCCGACTGCTCGCCGTCCGGGCGGAAAGCCACCAGGGCCGACCCCATGGAGGCATTGATCGGTGAACCGCTCCCGCAGGCAACAGGGCTTCGGTGCACGCGGCACGCACTTGTTGGGGTGGAGGGTTCAGCGGCCCCTGTGTCGGCCGCTTGGGCAGGTCATACAGAGTCACCCTGTCCCGCTGCGGTCGCCGCGCTGTTCCCGGGCTTTCACGCGGAGGCACCCTGCGACCACGGTCGTCCATCAGGGCGAACATCGGCAAAACCCCAGGTCAGACGTCCTTCTTAGCCGGCTCCAGGATCGCCACGCACTCCACGTGGTGCGTCATCGGGAAGAGGTCGGCTTGGGCCTGGTTGAAGATAAGAGCAGGTCAGAGGCTATTTGGTGGGCACGATTGTGGCGAATTCTGGGTCCCGAGCGTCATATGAGCGTCAAGCCCAAGGTGACCCAGATGAGCGCCGAGGCTCGGCGTCAGTCGCCAGTCGGCCTGGTCCTGTGACTGAGCGTGAGCGTGCAGGTGGTGGCCGCCCCTGGGGGATGAGTCAAAGCGGGGCCAGGACTGGGGCTTTCCCGCGAAGCTGTGAGCAGATGTCGCGGAAGAGACCAGCCAGGTCTGTGACCTGCTGCGTTTGCTGGTGCCAGGCTGCTGATCTGCGCAAATGGTCTTTCGGCTGTTTCATGGTCATGCCCGTTGATGCAGCCGGAAGTCCCAGAAAAGTCCCAGGGAACTCCCACCGCCCGCAGTCACTCATTGGGCTCTATGCGGAGAGTGGGGGTGCGGTGTGGGCTGGTCCGTGTGTATCGGTGGTCTGCCCTGAACGATCGGCAACGTGTCCTGCTTGAAAGCCTCGCGGCCGGAGAAGAAGCCCATGCCTGTGCGCCCAGCAGCGATATCGTTTGCGCACCGGCGGCCACGGTCGCGATCACCCCTGGCCCGCGGCGCCGGTGGCCTCGCGCCAGGATCCCGGCCGAGAGCGGTGCCACCTCGGAGGGTTTGAGGACCACGGTGGTTCCGGCCAGCAGCGCCGGAACCACCGTGGTGACGACCTGCTGGAGCGGGAAGTTCCACGGGGTGATCGCGCCGACCACGCCGATCGGCTCCCGCACCACCGGCAGGTTGGCGATCTCCTCGCTCCACAGGAAGTCCGCAGCGGCGTCGGCGCCGGCTTTGATCGACATCAGTGGCAGACCGGCCTGGCCCATCCTGGCGAAACTGATCGGTGCGCCCATCTCGGCGCTGATGGTGACGGCGATCTCCTCGGTGCGGGTCTGGAGCCCAACGGCGATGCGGCGGACCAAGGCGATCCGCTCGGTCGGGTAGGTGGCCGACTAGGTGAGGGAAGCCCGGGCGGCGGCCTGGACCGCGCGGTCGACATCCTCGGCACCGCCGTCGGGGACGGTGGCGAGGACGGCTCCGGTGGCCGGGTTGACCACCTGGATCACCGGGCAGTCGAAGGAAACGGCCGCAGGTGAGCACGGGCGACGAGCACGGCCGACAAGCACCGGCCGCCGTCTTGATGGTGTGGCTTCACCGGGGCGGGGTCTCGTGGGTGATGACGGGAAGGGTGATTCTGCTGGGGTGTCCCGGCCCGCGGTGGATTCTGTTCATGGCGGTGGACATCTGTGTGTCGTGCTCCGTGGCGATGATGCCTCCGGTGTTGGAGTTGCGGTCGTAGCGGGGGAAGTTGCTGCTGGAGATTTCGACCAGGATGCGGTGGCCCGGCAGGAACACGTTCGCCGTGGCGATCAGGTCTACGGTGATCTCATGGACGGTGCCCGGTTCCATGGGCTCGGGGGTGTCGAGCGAGTCGCGGTAGCGCATGCGCTGGATGCCGTCGCAGAGGTTGATCGCCCGGCCGTCGGGATGGACGTCGACCAGTTTCACGGTGAAGTCCGTGTCGGGTGCTGAGGAGGAGACGAAGAGGGTCGCCGACACCGGTCCGGTCACTTCCACCGGGGTGTCCAGGGTGGCGCTGGTGAAGCAGAGGACGTCGTCCCGGCTCTCGACGGGGCGCTGGTCCACGGGCCCGGCGGAGCCGGTGGGCCGCATGAGCGAGCCGCCCAGGGTCGGGACCGGTCTGCGGGGGTTGTAGAGGTAGGTGTCGGTGTAGTCGTCCGCAGGGGCTTTCAGGGTCAGCGTGCCGGTCCCGGAAGAGGTGTTGGCGGGTCCCGGGCCGTCGAGATGGTAGGGGGTGTACCGGGTGTCGGGCAGGGGCCAGTCCTCCTCGTCGCGCCATCGGTCCGTGCCCATGACGAAGATCCGGACTGGTGCGAGGTTGTCGAGTGCTTCCTGTCTGCCCCGGAGCCAGCGGTCGAAGAATGCGAGATGCGCGCCGGTCATGTCCGCCGCGTCGGCCGATGCTGTGAAGCCGAAGCTCCGGTCGGGGAAGACCCCGGTGGTGGAGGAGTGGGTCCATGGCCCCATGATCAGCCGTTGTCCGGTGCGTGCCTCGGGTGAGCCGCCGTGGCGTTTCATCTCCGTGTACGCCCGGAGGGTCTCCCCGGCGAAGGGGTCGTACCAGCCGCCGATGTTCAGGGCGGGGACGGTGATTGATCCGGCCTTGTCCAGGGCGGACAGCTCCCGCCAGGTCTCATCCCGGCCGGGGTGTCCCATCGCCCGGCCGAAGATCCACGGTTGGCGCGCGGCCAGTGCGGGATGGGCGGTCAGCGGGGTGATGGAGGCTTGGGCGGTGAGGTCGTCGAACGCCGATCCGATTGCGGTGGGTTCGGCCGGATCGCCCGTGCCGCCGGCGAGGTCCCGCAGGGCGTCGTTCGCGCTCATGATCGTGGCGAACATCAGGACGGTGTCGAGGGAGAGGGCGCCGCCCGGTGAGTAGTACGGGGCGCGGTACAGATCCGCTGAGGCGATCGACGGTGCGATGGCCTTGAGGCCGGGAACGCCGGTCGCGGCGGTCTGCCACTGCGTCATCCCCAGGTAGGAGACGCCCCAGGTGCCGACCGTGCCGTCGCACCACTCCTGCCGGGCGAGCCAGGCCACCGTGTCCGCGCCGTCGGCGCCCTCGTGGATATGAGGTGTGTAGTGGCCCTCCGAGCCGAAGGTGCCCCGGCACTCCTGGAGCACCACCGCGTATCCCGCCTCCACCAGCCGGAAGATGTTCGGCGAGGTGAAGCCGTAGTTGGCGAGTGCGTGTTTGCCGTAGGGGTTGCGGATCAGCAGCGCCGGTACGGGGGTATCGGTCTCCGGCAGCCAGATGTCGGTGGCGAGCTGTGTGCCGTCGCGCATAGGTACGAGTGTGCCGACGGTGACGCGGTACGTCATGACGTAACCCTTCGAAGTCGTCTGGTGCGGCCAGCGGTGGGCATGCCGTGGAGTGTCAGGGGGCCGGGTGGACGACCTCGATCCGGTCCCGCTGGGTGACGAGGTTCCACACGAGGCCGGCCAGCTCGTCCGGGTCGACCGTCGGTAGGTCGATGGCGAGTCTCATGTCGCCCGAGTGCAGTGCCCGGTGGCCTTCGCTGCGCTCGATCACCGCGCGGACGGCCAGGCCGCCGACGTGGACTCCGCGGTCCGCGACTTCGCCGTGGAGCGTATGGACGTAGTTGCGGAGTGCGGCGAGGACGGGTACGGGGCCGGACAGGCCGGCCGTGGGGGTGACCACGGAGGATCCGTAGCCGAACAGGAGGGCGCCGTCGCCACGCTCCAGCATGCCCGGGAGCAGCGTGTGCGCGAGTTCGACGGGGCTGAGCAGGTAGAGGTCGAGCCAAGCGCGCAGGACGGCCGCGTCCACATCGGCGGCGGGGATCAGGGTCGCGGGGACGAACGGCGCGTACACGGCCACGTCGATGTGCCCGAAGCGGGCTTCGATGGCGGCGACCAGCTCCGGGATGTTCTCCGTGCGCCGTAGATCCGCCGGGAACGCCGCCGCCTCGACGCCGTCGGCCGCGAGGAGGGCGGCCAGCCCGTCGAGCGGATCACGGCGGCGGGCCACAAGCGCGACCCGGTATCCCTCCCGGCCGAAGCGACGGGCGACCGAGGCTCCCATTCCACTCCCCGCACCGAACACGGCCACGGTTGTGCGCATGACTCCGCCCTCCACCCAACATAGATTGAGGTGATGCCTCAAGTTGTGATTCCACCGTACCGCTAACCTGAGAGATATCGTCAAGTTAATGGAGGTGTCATGCCGGACCGCCCCGCCCCCGCCCTGCGCGCGGACGCCCGCCGCAACCTGGAGAAACTCAAGGCCGCCGCCGCCGAGGTGTTCCGGGAGCAGGGTCTGAACGCGCCGCTGGAGGAGGTCGCCCAGCGCGCGGGGGTCAGCATCGGGACGCTCTACAACCGTTTCGGTGGCCGGCAGGAACTGATCGACGCGGTGGTGCCCGAGCTCGCCGGGGCCAAGCTCGGCGAAGCCATGCGGCGCGCGGGAGCACAGCCCACTCCCTGGTCGCGGTTCGCCGTCTACATCGAGGAGATGTGCGCGCTCCAGGCCGCCGACACCGCACTCAACGACATCATCGCCCGCTCCTACCAGGACGCCGCCGAACTCACCGCGATCTGCGCGGAGTCGGTGGTCTACGGCACCCGGCTCCTCGCCGAGGCCCAGGCCGACGGCTCACTGCGCCCCGACCTCACCGCCGACGACGTATTCGTGGTGTTCTGGCTCAACTCCCGGCTGACCCGCACCACCGCCGCGACAGCACCCGACGCCTGGCGCCGTCATATCGCCTTCCTGCTGGACGGCCTGCGCACCCCCGCCGCCACCTCGCTGTCGGCCGGCCCCGAGACCGTGACAGCCTCCCTAGCCGCGCTGCTCGGAGGCGGCCCGCCACGGCGGAGGTGACGACTCGCCGCCGGTCCGGGTCATGCGTGAACGGCCCGCTGAACGCGCATGCGGGTGGGTGGGGCCATGAGCAGGGTGCCGATCAGGGGGCGGTCGGTGACCGGGCCCGCGTGTTCCAGGTGCCAGCTGCCGACGATGGCGGCCACGGCGATCGTGGCCTCGGTGACGCCGAAGACGTCGCCGATGCATTTGCGGCGGCCTACTCCGAAGCCGAAGAACGCCTGGCGCTGTGCGGGTGTGACCTGTTCGGGGCTCCAGCGGTCGGGGACGAAGGCTTCCGGGTCCGGGAAGAGTTCCGGGTCGCGGTGCAGCGCGTAGGGGCTGTAGAACACGTCGGAGTCGGCGGGGATGTGGCCTTCGCTCCAGTGGACGTCGGCGGTGGTGGATCTGCTGACGATCCATCCGGCCGGGTACAGGCGCACGGTCTCGGTGATGACCTGCTGGGTGTACGGGAGGTGGGGGAGGTCGCTGTGGCCGGGCGGGCGTCCGCCGAGTGTTCCGGTGATCTCGGCCATGAGCCTCTGACGGATGTGGGGGTGGCTGTCGAGCAGGCGTAGGAGCCAGACGAGGGTGGCGGCGGTGGTCTCCACCCCGCCCATGAGGATGGTGACGACCTGGTCGTAGATGGCCTGCTGGGGGTCGGCTTCCTCTTCGCAGGCGGTGATCACCATGGAGAGCAGGTCCCCGTAGTCGGTCGTCGTCGCGCGGTAGTGGGAGACAACTTGGTCGAGGACGTGGCGGGTGAGTCGCATCTGCCGGTCGAAGCGCCGGTTGACCGGCAGGGGGATACGGGGGAAGAGGCTGCCGGGGATCACCATGCGCCAGTACAGGCCCCGCAGGATCTCCGGGAGGGCACGGGCCATCTGCGCTGCCGCGGGTCTGGCCTCCACGGCCGAGATCAGGGTCCGGGAGGTGACCTTGGCGGTGATCCGGTGCATCTCCTCGTTGAGGCCGATGACCTGTCCGGGCTGCCAGGAGCCGGTGACCTCCGCGACGCACTCCTGCATGATTCCGGTGTACCGGGCCAGTTGGGTGGAGTGGAACGCGGGCTGCATCAGGGGGCGCTGGCGGGCGTGGTCGGCGGCCGGGCAGGTGGCGAGGCCGTTGCCGAGGAAGAGGCGCGACTTCTCGATGAGCGGTCCGCCCTTGTCGAAGAGCCTCTGGTCGGCGAGGTGGAGCCGGCGCACCAGGTCCGGCCGTGTCACCACATATGCGGGCCGGTTCCCCAGCCGGATACGGACGACGGAGCCGTGGTCGCTCAGCCGGTGGAAGAAGGCCAGCGGATCGGGTGCGAGCCGGGGTACGTGCCCCAGGAGCGGCCATGCCCCGGGGACGATGGGGGACGGGGATACGGACGTTTCCATGCGGTCCTCGCGGAGTGGTCGGACGGTACGCGGGCGTGGACACTGAGGCCGGCCCGCGGTACGGGTTCAGGCGGCACCGGGTCCGGTGGTTCGCGCGCGTGGGGTGATCGTCAGGTGGTGGGGGCGGACGGTGGTGCTGGCGACGGGCTTCACCGGGCGGCTGCGGTGGGGGTGCAGGTCCCAGCGGGCGGCGATCTCGGCGACGGTGAGGAGCATCGCCGTCCAGGAGAAGTTCTCGCCGAGGCACTGCCGGCTGCCGAGGCCGAAGGGGAGATAGGACGAGCGGGAAACGGTGGGGGCGTCCGGGAGCCAGCGGTCGGGGTCGAAGCGCTGGGGGTCCGGGAAGACTGCCGGGTCGTGGTGGACGATGTACTGGCTGTAGGCGACATTGGCGTGCGCGGGAATCAGGTAACCGCCGAGGTCGACCGGTGCGGTGGTCCAGCGGGTGAAGAGATAGCCCGGCCCGTGGTGGCGCATCACCTCCGTCAGCACACAGCGGGTGTATTCCAGGGCGGCCAGATCGGCGGGGCCGGGCGGCCGGCCGCCGCACACCGTGTCCACCTCGCTCCGCACCCGCCGCTGGATGTCCGGGTTCCGGCTGATCTCGTGCAGCGCCCATGCGAGGGCGGTTCCCGGTGCTTCGCCGGTGGTGCCCAGCATGGTGACGGCCTCGTCCGCGATCTGGGCGTCGGTCATCCCCGCACCCGTGTCGGGGTCCCGGGCCGCCAGCATGGCCCGGAAGACCCCGCCCGCCGCCTCCGGGCTCTGCCGTCCTTCGCGGATGAGGTCGCCGATGATCTGCCGCAGCCGGGCCAGGGCCCGGTCGAATTCACGGTTGGCGGTGACCATGACCCGGTTCGCCCAGGACGGTGCGACCGTCTTGCGCATGACCCCTTTCATCAGGGTCCGCAGCAGCCGGTAGAATTCCTCTTCCCTCGGCGCCGGGAGCGTGGGGCCGAACAGGGTGGTCAGAAACGCGGCCACCATGACCCGGTCCATCTCGGCGGCGGCCTCGAACGGAATGCCCTCCCGCCAGCCGGAGACCCGCCCCCGGACGGCATCCCGCATCACATCGGTATGGGCCGCGATGTACGACCGGTTGAACAACGGCTGGAGAATGCGCCGTTGACGCCGGTGCCCGTCACCGTTGATGGTGCCGACTCCGCTGCCGAAGATCAGTGCGAGATTGTCGCCCATGCGGCCTCCGGTCTCGAAGTGCCGGGATTCGGAGGTGAGCACTCGGCGCGTCAGTTCGGGATCGGTGACCATATACATGGGCAGCGTGCCGATGTTGATACGGACGACGCCTCCGTAGGCACGGAGGGAGTCCAGGAATTCCAGGGTGTGACGCCACAGGTGATAGGCGTGCCCCAGGGCCGGGAGATTTCCCCGGGCCACGGGAATCAGACGCGTTGATTCCTGTGCGGTGGGCGACGTCATGATGCGGTCTCCTGCTCACGGCGGATGTTCTCGGGCGCGTAGCGGCCGGACTGTTCGGCCCAGTCGTAGTCGCCCCGCATGGCCGATCTCAGGGAGTCGGCGAAACGGTGGACCGATACGCGCTGCGGCTGTGTGAGGCGGTAGCTGTCGCACAGGCCGGGCAGTCCGGCTTCGAGCACCAGGAACCGCTCCGTGCGGGAGCGGATCATCCGGCGCATCTCCTCGACGGCCTCGGCGCGCGTGCACCGTCGCCGCCGTTCCAGGATGAGCAGCAGATTGTGGATCTCACCGCGGGCCTCCTCCTTCTCCACGGAGCAGAGGTCGTTGTGGATGGTGTCCACCTCGGCCGCGATGTGCCGCATGGCGGTCAGCCGACCGTCCGCGTACACGTGCTCGGGCACCTCGAAGCGGCCGATCCGTTCGGCCAGATCCACCGTCGGATAGACGCCGATGGTCTCCCGGCGCAGCAGCAGATGCTCCTCGACCGTGGGCATGAGACCGCGCTGCCGGTGACGCGCCTCGACGACATACCCGGAGAGATAGGTGCGCCAGTGCTCTGCGGCGCGTTGGCGCCACTGCGGGGACATACCATCACAACTCCGCCGCCACAGATCGCAGAATGCCTGGACCACGGGGGCCTCGGAGGGTGCGGCCGGCGGCCCGAGAATCCGGGTGATGCTTTCCGCCAGGGCCCCTGCCCGGGTGGGGTCTTCGCCCTCCGGCCCGTCGAACATGTCGTCGAACAGGAAGAACCAGCTCATGAGGTCCACGCCGAGATCGAGGTCGTCACCGACCGCATCGGGATAGAAGCGTGCCGCCAGTTCCGCGTAGCGGGCACCCGCGTGTCTCCTGATGGCCTCCTCGGTGTCCAGGAGGCCGTGTGACCGGGGCCAGTGAAGGTGCTGATCCCTTGCGCGGTCGACATCACGACTGATCCGCCGCGGGAACGGAATATGAAGGTCGATACCTCTGGGCACGGCTTCTTCCTCGCAGAATGATCAGGGCCGATCAGTTCCGGACGCCCCCACGGACTACTTCTCACCGAAGAGTC is part of the Streptomyces qinzhouensis genome and harbors:
- a CDS encoding Rieske 2Fe-2S domain-containing protein; this translates as MSDARKFRLKHTSAPAPADTLRPPVLPDPNGWFCLAFSHELKPRRVLTRPLLGEEVVLYRTAAGRLRAIRPYCPHLGAHLGAGGKVSGENIVCPFHKFAFDPSGHCVRTGYGQKPPKADLVHYPVTEANGSVYVWRHALGTDPDWEVPNLYTPRAVAPSHDTFELAVHPQDLAENAFDYGHLTQLHGLSELNLEGGPVLGEKVSVLQGSTRRPLPFLRGPRLSYTVTVIGLATFMIEMTFPKVRTSMYLMIHFTPIRPGRSHVRIGTAAEVDGLPFLGSAGAPAARLVSRLLTVLAQRWSCRDLFKDFPIWNHQLHTEHPRLAPGDGPIGLYRRWAQQFYTQPAETTAHDEPPHDTSTGPAR
- a CDS encoding CocE/NonD family hydrolase translates to MTYRVTVGTLVPMRDGTQLATDIWLPETDTPVPALLIRNPYGKHALANYGFTSPNIFRLVEAGYAVVLQECRGTFGSEGHYTPHIHEGADGADTVAWLARQEWCDGTVGTWGVSYLGMTQWQTAATGVPGLKAIAPSIASADLYRAPYYSPGGALSLDTVLMFATIMSANDALRDLAGGTGDPAEPTAIGSAFDDLTAQASITPLTAHPALAARQPWIFGRAMGHPGRDETWRELSALDKAGSITVPALNIGGWYDPFAGETLRAYTEMKRHGGSPEARTGQRLIMGPWTHSSTTGVFPDRSFGFTASADAADMTGAHLAFFDRWLRGRQEALDNLAPVRIFVMGTDRWRDEEDWPLPDTRYTPYHLDGPGPANTSSGTGTLTLKAPADDYTDTYLYNPRRPVPTLGGSLMRPTGSAGPVDQRPVESRDDVLCFTSATLDTPVEVTGPVSATLFVSSSAPDTDFTVKLVDVHPDGRAINLCDGIQRMRYRDSLDTPEPMEPGTVHEITVDLIATANVFLPGHRILVEISSSNFPRYDRNSNTGGIIATEHDTQMSTAMNRIHRGPGHPSRITLPVITHETPPR
- a CDS encoding SDR family NAD(P)-dependent oxidoreductase, giving the protein MRTTVAVFGAGSGMGASVARRFGREGYRVALVARRRDPLDGLAALLAADGVEAAAFPADLRRTENIPELVAAIEARFGHIDVAVYAPFVPATLIPAADVDAAVLRAWLDLYLLSPVELAHTLLPGMLERGDGALLFGYGSSVVTPTAGLSGPVPVLAALRNYVHTLHGEVADRGVHVGGLAVRAVIERSEGHRALHSGDMRLAIDLPTVDPDELAGLVWNLVTQRDRIEVVHPAP
- a CDS encoding TetR/AcrR family transcriptional regulator — its product is MPDRPAPALRADARRNLEKLKAAAAEVFREQGLNAPLEEVAQRAGVSIGTLYNRFGGRQELIDAVVPELAGAKLGEAMRRAGAQPTPWSRFAVYIEEMCALQAADTALNDIIARSYQDAAELTAICAESVVYGTRLLAEAQADGSLRPDLTADDVFVVFWLNSRLTRTTAATAPDAWRRHIAFLLDGLRTPAATSLSAGPETVTASLAALLGGGPPRRR
- a CDS encoding cytochrome P450 encodes the protein METSVSPSPIVPGAWPLLGHVPRLAPDPLAFFHRLSDHGSVVRIRLGNRPAYVVTRPDLVRRLHLADQRLFDKGGPLIEKSRLFLGNGLATCPAADHARQRPLMQPAFHSTQLARYTGIMQECVAEVTGSWQPGQVIGLNEEMHRITAKVTSRTLISAVEARPAAAQMARALPEILRGLYWRMVIPGSLFPRIPLPVNRRFDRQMRLTRHVLDQVVSHYRATTTDYGDLLSMVITACEEEADPQQAIYDQVVTILMGGVETTAATLVWLLRLLDSHPHIRQRLMAEITGTLGGRPPGHSDLPHLPYTQQVITETVRLYPAGWIVSRSTTADVHWSEGHIPADSDVFYSPYALHRDPELFPDPEAFVPDRWSPEQVTPAQRQAFFGFGVGRRKCIGDVFGVTEATIAVAAIVGSWHLEHAGPVTDRPLIGTLLMAPPTRMRVQRAVHA
- a CDS encoding cytochrome P450; the encoded protein is MTSPTAQESTRLIPVARGNLPALGHAYHLWRHTLEFLDSLRAYGGVVRINIGTLPMYMVTDPELTRRVLTSESRHFETGGRMGDNLALIFGSGVGTINGDGHRRQRRILQPLFNRSYIAAHTDVMRDAVRGRVSGWREGIPFEAAAEMDRVMVAAFLTTLFGPTLPAPREEEFYRLLRTLMKGVMRKTVAPSWANRVMVTANREFDRALARLRQIIGDLIREGRQSPEAAGGVFRAMLAARDPDTGAGMTDAQIADEAVTMLGTTGEAPGTALAWALHEISRNPDIQRRVRSEVDTVCGGRPPGPADLAALEYTRCVLTEVMRHHGPGYLFTRWTTAPVDLGGYLIPAHANVAYSQYIVHHDPAVFPDPQRFDPDRWLPDAPTVSRSSYLPFGLGSRQCLGENFSWTAMLLTVAEIAARWDLHPHRSRPVKPVASTTVRPHHLTITPRARTTGPGAA
- a CDS encoding terpene synthase family protein, with translation MPRGIDLHIPFPRRISRDVDRARDQHLHWPRSHGLLDTEEAIRRHAGARYAELAARFYPDAVGDDLDLGVDLMSWFFLFDDMFDGPEGEDPTRAGALAESITRILGPPAAPSEAPVVQAFCDLWRRSCDGMSPQWRQRAAEHWRTYLSGYVVEARHRQRGLMPTVEEHLLLRRETIGVYPTVDLAERIGRFEVPEHVYADGRLTAMRHIAAEVDTIHNDLCSVEKEEARGEIHNLLLILERRRRCTRAEAVEEMRRMIRSRTERFLVLEAGLPGLCDSYRLTQPQRVSVHRFADSLRSAMRGDYDWAEQSGRYAPENIRREQETAS